From one Anopheles cruzii chromosome 3, idAnoCruzAS_RS32_06, whole genome shotgun sequence genomic stretch:
- the LOC128273228 gene encoding uncharacterized protein LOC128273228 encodes MVLILLLAAATLPCHSSVALPEGTFPIAKRMNIETCLVRFDEHLNTIIRTEESRSMGARFVDDADLNSREQCLRLCCETENCDVFVFEEKSPGTCFLFQCGPPENFRCKFTRHSNYTSAVLSIPTPPIEQRPPPLAAQIQSLAQPDPSKLLSQHEMELVSLKQGAIGTNSKRRLNSGQTTTTPTPLPPLGVRLGDLVPTATPTAPQQRKTQCGHFEFSCHSGECIAVYNVCDGIPQCEDGSDEGADCPQKNSASIVSSVSSASSGGGYLSQPSMQIGGATPIRAVGGSKPLLSIDSDRSRMYQQMDFPPPQPNRFVIESDQQQALPKASVHRNREDPMTAPKPWPRPGFNEFLYAGTYERRVSTVDRRDCFLFSSLDTPNSHIFSHKGGLHLSAMPSAQQYQETAPESSYLPASPIDLGGAGSVNGNQLYLPVRGDSYPDLAQKQALQQQSVSSQAQWMGANGLRPDWAQQAQPVSPQLPQEQYIQPPLQQRPAPVPVQHQEAPTLNQPPPQHQPPPKGEWAMASQQGVTPPVPTFPSAVSGVNSATDRHLTSSNVDGPEKLNQPMGGDSSKQQKSFAGKATVGANSDAGVEYDEDGFEETYPETTNGAGLEADETPTQTDPPKKKVHKHHKHDHQQTGSQSSDGTNEASGPHGTGGGKKKKKLKTIKKDKVLAVESESAGAASPVVHEHFKALHQDLEIEFADHDGYADRPGGAMLSLTLGVLLTAAMGILLSCRMRVNVARRRARRPGKSSYAHDADFLVNGMYL; translated from the exons ATGGTCTTAATCCTGCTTTTGGCTGCCGCCACACTTCCGTGTCATAGCTCGGTGGCTTTGCCGGAAGGAACGTTCCCGATCGCGAAGCGAATGAACATTGAAACATGTTTGG TGCGGTTTGACGAGCACCTTAACACTATTATCCGCACAGAGGAATCACGCTCAATGGGGGCTCGGTTTGTTGACGATGCCGATCTAAATTCTCGCGAGCAATGTTTGCGGCTGTGCTGCGAAACTGAAAATTGTGATGTGTTCGTGTTTGAAGAAAAG AGCCCCGGAACGTGTTTCCTCTTCCAATGTGGTCCCCCGGAGAACTTCCGCTGTAAGTTTACACGCCATTCCAACTATACCAGCGCTGTCCTATCAATCCCCACGCCCCCAATTGAGCAACGTCCTCCACCGCTGGCCGCCCAAATACAATCATTAGCGCAACCCGACCCCAGCAAGCTTCTATCTCAGCACGAAATGGAACTGGTCAGTTTGAAGCAGGGCGCAATAGGAACTAACAGTAAACGCAGGCTAAATTCCGgtcaaaccaccaccacaccgacACCGCTACCACCGCTGGGAGTGCGTCTTGGAGACCTCGTTCCGACTGCCACCCCGACAGCACCGCAACAGAGAAAGACGCAGTGTGGTCACTTTGAATTCTCCTGCCACTCGGGAGAATGTATAGCGGTGTACAACGTTTGCGATGGCATTCCGCAGTGCGAAGACGGGAGCGACGAAGGAGCGGACTGTCCGCAGAAAAATTCGGCGTCCATCGTTTCATCCGTATCCTCTGCATCTTCCGGCGGTGGCTACCTCAGTCAGCCTAGTATGCAAATAGGGGGTGCAACCCCCATTCGAGCGGTCGGTGGCTCAAAGCCGCTACTTTCGATTGATTCAGACCGATCGCGAATGTACCAGCAGATGGATTTTCCACCGCCGCAACCGAACCGTTTCGTGATCGAGTCCGATCAGCAGCAAGCGCTACCGAAGGCGTCAGTGCACCGCAACCGCGAAGATCCTATGACTGCCCCGAAACCGTGGCCCCGTCCTGGCTTTAACGAGTTCTTGTATGCAGGTACGTACGAAAGGCGTGTGTCCACTGTAGACAGGCGGgactgttttctgttttcttctttaGATACTCCCAACAGTCACATCTTCAGCCACAAAGGAGGGCTTCATCTGTCCGCGATGCCATCCGCCCAACAGTACCAAGAGACGGCCCCAGAATCCAGCTATCTTCCTGCGTCACCGATCGACCTAGGTGGTGCCGGTTCGGTCAATGGAAACCAATTGTATCTGCCAGTGCGAGGCGACTCATATCCAGATCTGGCACAGAAACAAGCATTGCAGCAGCAATCAGTTTCGTCGCAGGCTCAGTGGATGGGCGCCAACGGCTTACGGCCTGATTGGGCCCAACAAGCGCAACCAGTGTCGCCACAACTGCCGCAAGAGCAGTACATCCAACCTCCGCTACAGCAGcgtcccgctcccgttcctgTACAGCACCAAGAGGCGCCCACTTTAAatcaaccaccaccgcaacaCCAACCGCCACCTAAAGGAGAGTGGGCGATGGCCTCGCAGCAAGGTGTAACCCCACCAGTTCCGACATTTCCTAGCGCTGTTTCCGGTGTGAATTCAGCAACAGATCGGCATCTGACGTCGAGCAATGTTGATGGGCCGGAAAAGCTAAACCAACCGATGGGTGGCGACAGCTCAAAGCAGCAAAAATCATTCGCCGGGAAAGCGACTGTCGGTGCTAACAGTGACGCTGGTGTGGAGTACGACGAGGATGGTTTCGAGGAAACGTATCCTGAAACAACGAACGGTGCTGGGCTGGAGGCAGACGAAACACCGACACAAACAGacccaccgaagaagaaggtcCACAAGCACCACAAACACGATCACCAGCAAACGGGATCTCAAAGTTCCGATGGCACCAACGAGGCATCGGGGCCACACGGAACGGGAGGagggaaaaagaagaaaaaacttaAAACTATTAAAAAGGATAAAGTTTTGGCCGTAGAATCGGAATCCGCGGGAGCGGCCTCTCCGGTCGTACACGAACATTTCAAAGCATTACACCAAGATTTGGAAATAGAATTTGCCGACCACGACGGGTACGCAGATCGGCCAGGAGGGGCTATGCTATCGCTAACCCTCGGTGTGCTGCTGACTGCGGCCATGGGCATTTTGCTGAGCTGCCGGATGCGCGTAAACGTGGCCCGCCGCAGAGCACGCCGGCCCGGTAAATCTTCTTACGCGCACGATGCTGATTTTCTTGTCAACGGAATGTATCTATAA
- the LOC128272956 gene encoding plasmolipin: protein MSEFTQTATVTQQQTVVQPYIRYDPEYIRTIPGIVKIVCIVLNLIGFICIEFSYFSFRPQGSFFNTVAMLGFWFSGIMFVFYLFHVCEKFHKIPWLKIELYFCAAWAALYMLASSIAAATSIEAFQAAAFFGYCAMIGYGFDAFLKFKSVRAGEIAQGSRTVQVQQQQQTVSTLTA from the exons ATGTCCGAATTCACGCAAACCGCAACGGtcacgcagcagcaaaccgTCGTTCAGCCCTACATCCGCTACGATCCGGAGTATATTCGCACGATACCGGGCATCGTGAAGATCGTGTGCATCGTGCTGAATCTCATCGGTTTCATCTGCATCGAGTTCTCGTACTTCAGCTTCCGTCCACAAGGCTCCTTCTTCAACACGGTGGCCATGCTCGGCTTTTGGTTTAGCGGAATCATGTTCGTGTTTTATCTGTTTCATGTTTGTGAAAAGTTTCACAAAATCCCGTGGCTAAAAATAGAGCTGTACTTTTGTGCGGCCTGGGCGGCGCTGTACATGCTGGCCTCCTCAATcgctgccgccaccagcattgaGGCGTTTCAGGCCGCTGCG TTCTTCGGCTATTGTGCCATGATTGGGTATGGGTTTGATGCTTTCCTCAAGTTTAAAAGTGTCCGCGCCGGTGAGATTGCCCAAGGATCTCGAACCGTCcaggtgcagcagcaacagcaaacagtTTCAACGCTTACTGCGTGA
- the LOC128274377 gene encoding T-cell activation inhibitor, mitochondrial: MYILLQKCTSLCVVRPGGALLLHRMISSSEVATALRPFYFAVHPDLFGRYPQERQVNEDSLKQLSAHLESLLSQRRVLPSTPRTLPFYIRASNEPQDRGTFHLIKVPLERTIDTKLVLRRILESCNLSTDFVDKMQTTDAGSSTQTRATFDEFQQRPQQSFYYKKRSEYNFGKERATDDEEFDMFQFRIKKVRENETLKKWLRTNVVTAAVRTKAVQELREEVEKLKEGVTKKLQLREIIYDCGWNVEHFRGCLKSLEKLAELHPGAMDGLKDRTLVFAAFTGVSLEGHVMLFTGDVQWNWLELIKNIDKHDSYLRKLPAYEYALSQVLRNIRIGRRKFMPKAQAMAYASHLRRITTTLLDYLSKSKFPKVWPETLSQYELVVESEAGPLMVSPTGQLIVPATCPGSLLVDFLSTHLAEALEKQSSYDRHKHIERDLHARCLAQFRLLSLAKDDSVTPDRMIECLEKLLAKGTVAELELTELNLNITTYYSVLADGTVCIPWDWKH, translated from the exons ATGTACATTTTGCTCCAAAAATG TACAAGCCTCTGTGTAGTGCGGCCTGGTGGTGCGTTGCTATTGCATCGAATGATCAGTTCTTCGGAAGTGGCCACGGCACTACGGCCGTTCTACTTTGCCGTTCACCCGGACCTTTTCGGGCGCTATCCCCAAGAGCGACAGGTTAACGAGGACTCACTTAAACAACTTAGTGCCCACCTGGAATCACTGCTAAGCCAACGGCGTGTGCTTCCCTCAACCCCACGAACGCTCCCGTTTTACATCCGCGCATCGAATGAACCGCAGGATCGAGGCACATTCCATCTGATCAAAGTGCCACTGGAGCGCACCATCGACACGAAATTGGTGCTCCGTCGAATACTGGAATCATGCAATTTATCCACGGATTTCGTTGACAAAATGCAGACCACCGATGCGGGGTCTTCGACACAGACCAGGGCTACATTCGATGAATTCCAACAACGGCCACAGCAATCTTTCTACTACAAAAAACGGTCCGAGTATAACTTCGGCAAGGAGCGTgcaaccgacgacgaggagttCGATATGTTTCAGTTTAGGATAAAAAAAGTacgggaaaacgaaacgctcAA AAAGTGGCTTCGAACGAACGTTGTCACGGCGGCAGTTCGTACGAAAGCTGTTCAGGAGCTGCGGGAAGAGGTAGAGAAGTTGAAGGAGGGCGTTACCAAAAAACTTCAGCTGCGCGAGATAATCTACGACTGTGGATGGAACGTGGAGCACTTTCGGGGTTGCTTGAAAAGTCTTGAAAAGCTAGCAGAGCTGCACCCAGGAGCGATGGATGGGTTGAAAGATCGCACCCTTGTGTTTGCAGCCTTCACTGGCGTCAGTCTTGAGGGCCATGTGATGCTATTTACAGGAGACGTACAATGGAATTGGTTAGAA TTGATCAAAAACATCGACAAACACGATAGCTACCTGCGTAAACTTCCAGCTTACGAGTACGCGCTGTCCCAGGTTTTGCGCAACATCCGTATCGGTCGGCGGAAGTTTATGCCGAAAGCGCAAGCTATGGCGTACGCGTCCCACTTGCGCAGGATTACGACGACGTTGCTCGATTACTTGAGCAAATCAAAGTTCCCCAAGGTGTGGCCCGAAACGTTGTCTCAGTACGAGCTGGTGGTCGAGTCAGAAGCGGGCCCATTAATGGTAAGCCCGACTGGGCAATTGATCGTTCCTGCCACCTGTCCAGGCTCGTTATTGGTGGATTTCCTATCCACCCATTTGGCAGAAGCACTGGAAAAACAAAGCTCGTACGACCGGCATAAGCACATCGAGCGAGATCTGCACGCACGCTGCTTGGCGCAGTTTCGGTTGCTGTCGCTGGCTAAAGATGACTCTGTTACCCCGGATCGCATGATCGAATGTCTCGAAAAGCTATTGGCGAAGGGAACGGTCGCCGAGCTGGAGCTGACCGAATTGAATCTTAACATCACGACGTACTACTCCGTTCTGGCAGACGGCACGGTTTGTATACCGTGGGATTGGAAGCACTAG
- the LOC128274379 gene encoding ER membrane protein complex subunit 5 — protein MALFNKLQIVLGFLSLLHAAYSAAQHRSYLRITEQEFSQLPIDIIAQAIVSLLYIIYNILQVVGDFKEIRAAVDLQAKSWETLSNIPSFYTFNHRGKALSPLYEPPNPEAYDRVYASDQLLE, from the exons ATGGCTCTTTTCAATAAGCTCCAGATTGTTCTCGGATTTTTATCACTGCTACACGCAGCATACTCTGCGGCTCAAC ATCGCTCCTACCTTCGAATTACTGAACAAGAATTTTCCCAGCTTCCGATTGAT ATAATCGCCCAAGCCATCGTTAGCTTGCTGTACATAATCTACAACATTCTGCAGGTGGTCGGCGATTTTAAGGAGATCCGTGCTGCTGTCGATTTGCAGGCAAAGTCGTGGGAAACCCTCTCCAATATACCGTCTTTCTACACGTTCAATCATCGAGGTAAAGCTCTGTCCCCGCTGTACGAACCACCTAATCCGGAAGCATACGATCGGGTGTATGCATCGGACCAACTGCTAGAGTAA
- the LOC128274378 gene encoding ATP-dependent RNA helicase me31b, translating into MMTETLNSNNHLSQKGENNKVGDMGWKAKLKIPPKDTRIKTSDVTDTRGNEFEEFCLKRPLLMGIFEKGWEKPSPIQEAAIPIALVGKDVLARAKNGTGKTGAYSIPVLEQVDPTKDYIQALIIVPTRELALQTSQICIELAKHMNIRVMVTTGGTNLKDDIMRIYQKVQVIIATPGRILDLMDKEVANMSQCRMLVLDEADKLLSQDFKGMLDHVIMRLPKERQILLFSATFPLSVKNFMEKHLRDPYEINLMEELTLKGVTQYYAFVQERQKVHCLNTLFSKLQINQSIIFCNSTQRVELLAKKITELGYCCYYIHARMQQAHRNRVFHDFRSGLCRNLVCSDLFTRGIDVQAVNVVINFDFPKMAETYLHRIGRSGRFGHLGIAINLITYEDRFDLHRIEKELGTEIKPIPKVIDPALYVPRPDDPNSAQEEQNVSK; encoded by the exons ATGATGACTGAAACGTTGAATTCGAATAATCATCTCAGCCAAAAAGG CGAGAACAACAAAGTTGGCGACATGGGATGGAAGGCCAAACTTAAAATACCGCCCAAAGATACTAGGATTAAAACTAGC GATGTTACTGATACCCGCGGAAACGAGTTTGAAGAGTTTTGCCTAAAGCGGCCACTGCTGATGGGCATTTTTGAGAAGGGCTGGGAGAAACCGTCCCCGATCCAGGAGGCGGCTATCCCGATAGCGCTGGTCGGTAAAGATGTACTGGCACGAGCAAAGAACGGTACCGGTAAGACCGGGGCGTACAGCATCCCTGTACTAGAGCAGGTCGATCCGACCAAGGACTATATTCAGGCCCTTATTATCGTGCCGACCCGAGAGTTGGCCCTACAAACGTCACAGATTTGCATCGAGCTGGCGAAGCACATGAATATTCGCGTCATGGTCACTACCGGCGGAACTAATCTCAAGGATGACATCATGAGAATATATCAAAAAG TGCAAGTGATTATCGCCACTCCGGGCCGTATACTCGATCTCATGGACAAAGAGGTGGCTAACATGTCCCAGTGTCGAATGCTAGTATTAGACGAGGCAGACAAACTGCTGTCGCAGGATTTTAAAGGCATGCTGGATCATGTCATTATGAGATTGCCAAAGGAACGTCAAATCCTGCTCTTTTCGGCGACATTCCCATTAAGTGTGAAAAACTTCATGGAGAAGCATCTGCGCGATCCGTACGAGATCAATCTGATGGAGGAGCTAACGTTAAAGGGCGTCACGCAGTACTACGCTTTCGTGCAGGAACGCCAGAAGGTGCACTGCCTCAATACGCTCTTCTCGAAGCTGCAGATCAACCAATCGATCATCTTCTGCAATTCGACCCAGCGCGTCGAACTGCTGGCCAAAAAGATTACAGAGCTGGGATACTGCTGCTACTATATACACGCCCGGATGCAGCAGGCCCACCGGAATCGGGTGTTCCACGACTTCCGATCGGGTCTGTGCCGCAATTTGGTCTGCTCCGATCTCTTCACTCGCGGTATCGACGTACAGGCTGTGAACGTTGTTATTAACTTCGATTTCCCGAAGATGGCGGAAACCTACTTGCACAGAATCGGTCGATCCGGACGGTTTGGTCACTTGG GTATCGCCATTAACCTAATCACCTACGAGGATCGTTTCGATCTTCACCGCATCGAGAAGGAGCTGGGCACGGAGATTAAGCCCATTCCGAAAGTGATCGATCCGGCACTGTACGTACCGCGGCCGGACGATCCAAACAGTGCGCAGGAGGAGCAGAATGTTAGCAAATAA